The following proteins come from a genomic window of Pseudomonas sp. WJP1:
- the recG gene encoding ATP-dependent DNA helicase RecG — protein sequence MTELSQVSVTALKGVGEAMAEKLAKVGLENLQDVLFHLPLRYQDRTRVVPIGALRPGQDAVIEGTVSGADVVMGRRRSLVVRLQDGTGGLSLRFYHFSNAQKEGLKRGTRIRCYGEARPGASGLEIYHPEYRAITGDEPPPVDETLTPVYPLTEGLTQQRLRQLCLQTLTLLGPSSLPDWLPKELARDYQLAPLADAIRYLHNPPADADVDELALGHHWAQHRLAFEELLTHQLSQQRLRESMRALRAPAMPKATKLPTQYLANLGFTPTGAQQRVGNEIAYDLSQHEPMLRLIQGDVGAGKTVVAALAALQALEAGYQVALMAPTEILAEQHFITFKRWLEPLGIEVAWLAGKLKGKNRVAALEQIAGGAPMVVGTHALFQDEVQFKNLALAIIDEQHRFGVQQRLALRQKGVGGRMCPHQLIMTATPIPRTLAMSAYADLDTSILDELPPGRTPVNTVLVTDTRRVEVIERVRGACAEGRQAYWVCTLIEESEELTCQAAETTHEDLTAALGELKVGLIHGRMKPAEKAAVMAEFKAGNLQLLVATTVIEVGVDVPNASLMIIENPERLGLAQLHQLRGRVGRGSAVSHCVLLYHPPLSQIGRQRLGIMRETNDGFVIAEKDLELRGPGEMLGTRQTGLLQFKVADLMRDADLLPAVRDAAQALLERWPDHVSPLLDRWLRHGQQYGQV from the coding sequence ATGACCGAGTTGTCGCAAGTGTCGGTGACGGCACTCAAGGGTGTCGGCGAAGCCATGGCCGAAAAACTGGCCAAGGTCGGCCTGGAAAATCTCCAGGACGTTCTGTTTCATCTGCCGCTGCGCTACCAGGATCGCACTCGCGTCGTGCCGATCGGCGCGCTGCGCCCAGGGCAAGATGCCGTGATCGAAGGCACCGTCAGCGGCGCCGATGTGGTCATGGGCCGACGCCGCAGCCTGGTGGTGCGCCTGCAGGACGGTACCGGCGGGCTCAGCCTGCGCTTTTATCACTTCAGCAACGCGCAGAAAGAAGGTCTCAAGCGCGGCACGCGGATTCGCTGCTACGGCGAAGCGCGGCCCGGTGCCTCGGGGCTCGAGATCTACCACCCGGAATACCGCGCCATCACCGGCGACGAACCGCCGCCCGTGGATGAAACCCTGACCCCGGTGTACCCGCTCACCGAGGGCCTGACCCAACAGCGCCTGCGCCAGCTCTGCCTGCAAACCCTGACCTTGCTCGGCCCCAGCAGCCTGCCCGACTGGCTGCCGAAGGAACTGGCCCGCGATTACCAACTGGCGCCGCTGGCCGATGCGATCCGCTACCTGCATAACCCGCCTGCCGATGCCGATGTCGACGAACTCGCCCTGGGTCATCACTGGGCCCAGCACCGCCTGGCCTTCGAAGAACTGCTGACCCATCAACTGTCGCAGCAACGCTTGCGCGAGAGCATGCGTGCCCTGCGCGCGCCAGCGATGCCGAAAGCCACGAAGCTGCCCACCCAGTATTTGGCCAACCTGGGCTTCACCCCGACCGGCGCACAACAGCGGGTCGGCAACGAAATCGCCTACGACCTCAGCCAGCACGAACCCATGTTGCGACTGATTCAGGGCGACGTCGGCGCGGGCAAAACCGTGGTCGCCGCGCTGGCTGCACTACAGGCGCTGGAAGCCGGTTATCAAGTTGCCCTGATGGCGCCCACCGAAATCCTCGCCGAGCAGCACTTCATCACCTTCAAGCGCTGGCTCGAACCGCTGGGCATCGAAGTCGCCTGGCTGGCCGGCAAGCTAAAGGGCAAGAACCGTGTCGCCGCGCTTGAGCAGATTGCGGGCGGCGCACCGATGGTGGTCGGCACCCACGCGCTGTTCCAGGACGAAGTGCAGTTCAAGAATCTCGCGCTGGCGATCATCGACGAACAGCACCGCTTTGGCGTACAGCAGCGCCTGGCGCTGCGGCAGAAAGGCGTCGGCGGACGGATGTGCCCGCATCAGCTGATCATGACCGCCACGCCGATCCCCCGAACCTTGGCCATGAGCGCCTACGCCGACCTCGACACCTCGATCCTCGACGAACTGCCCCCAGGCCGTACCCCGGTGAACACGGTGCTGGTCACCGACACCCGGCGCGTCGAAGTGATCGAACGGGTGCGCGGTGCTTGTGCCGAAGGGCGTCAGGCCTATTGGGTGTGCACGCTGATCGAAGAATCGGAAGAGCTGACCTGCCAGGCCGCCGAAACTACGCACGAAGACCTCACCGCCGCTCTCGGCGAATTGAAAGTCGGCTTGATCCATGGACGCATGAAGCCTGCCGAAAAAGCGGCGGTGATGGCCGAGTTCAAAGCTGGCAACCTGCAGTTGCTGGTCGCCACCACCGTGATCGAAGTCGGCGTGGACGTGCCCAACGCCAGCCTGATGATCATCGAAAACCCCGAACGCCTGGGTTTGGCGCAATTGCACCAGCTGCGCGGGCGCGTCGGGCGGGGCAGCGCGGTCAGCCACTGCGTGCTGCTTTATCACCCGCCGTTGTCACAGATCGGACGCCAGCGGCTGGGTATCATGCGCGAAACCAACGACGGCTTTGTGATCGCCGAAAAAGACCTCGAACTGCGCGGTCCCGGCGAAATGCTCGGTACACGGCAAACCGGCCTGCTGCAATTCAAGGTCGCCGACCTGATGCGCGACGCCGACCTGCTGCCTGCCGTACGCGACGCCGCCCAAGCCCTGCTGGAGCGCTGGCCTGACCATGTCAGCCCGTTACTCGATCGCTGGCTGCGCCATGGGCAGCAATACGGCCAAGTGTGA
- a CDS encoding aminoacyl-tRNA deacylase and HDOD domain-containing protein yields MTEVALAPADPHAPSVIRLLLDKMGIAFEEVLDHHGLNAARKVQAVLLDDSVGALMVLYPQSQLLDLNRLTELTGRRLTAVSTERLQKMLGKHSLSLLPGLPSLTSSPCLYEESLLREPMVLVNSGEPGVLLEISSDAFRSMLTKASAANFGENLSSIRPNLDRPDDDREEISQAVQAFTARRIQQRLEATIEIPPLAETAQKIIKLRVDPNATIDDITGVVETDPALAAQVVSWAASPYYASPGKIRSVEDAIVRVLGFDLVINLALGLALGKTLSLPKDHPQHSTPYWQQSIYTAAVIEGLTRAMPRTQRPEAGLTYLAGLLHNFGYLLLAHVFPPHFSLICRHMEVNPHLCHSYIEQHLLGISREQIGSWLMRYWDMPEELTTALRFQHDPGYDGTFAEYPNLVCLAVRLLRSRGIGSGPDEDIPDALLERLGLSRAKAEDVVSKVLEAEVLLRELASQFSQP; encoded by the coding sequence ATGACCGAAGTTGCCCTCGCACCCGCTGACCCGCACGCTCCGTCGGTCATTCGGCTGCTGCTGGACAAAATGGGCATCGCCTTCGAAGAAGTGCTTGACCATCACGGCCTGAACGCCGCGCGCAAAGTCCAGGCCGTGCTGCTCGATGACAGTGTCGGTGCACTGATGGTGCTGTATCCGCAGAGCCAGTTGCTGGACCTCAATCGCCTGACCGAACTCACCGGCCGCCGCCTCACGGCCGTGTCGACCGAGCGCCTGCAGAAAATGCTCGGCAAACACAGCCTGAGCCTGCTGCCGGGCCTGCCATCGCTGACCAGCTCGCCCTGCCTGTATGAAGAAAGCCTGTTGCGCGAGCCCATGGTGCTGGTCAATTCGGGTGAGCCGGGCGTGCTGCTGGAGATCAGCAGTGACGCCTTCCGGTCCATGCTGACCAAGGCCAGCGCCGCCAACTTCGGCGAGAACCTGAGCAGCATCCGCCCCAACCTCGATCGCCCTGACGATGACCGCGAGGAAATCTCCCAGGCCGTCCAGGCGTTCACCGCACGACGTATCCAGCAACGACTGGAAGCAACCATCGAGATTCCACCGCTGGCTGAAACGGCACAGAAGATCATCAAGCTGCGCGTCGACCCCAACGCCACCATCGACGACATTACCGGCGTGGTCGAAACCGACCCGGCGCTGGCCGCACAGGTGGTGAGTTGGGCCGCATCGCCCTACTACGCCTCACCCGGCAAGATTCGTTCGGTAGAGGATGCGATCGTCCGGGTACTGGGTTTCGACCTGGTGATCAACCTGGCGCTGGGCCTGGCCCTGGGCAAAACCTTGAGCCTGCCCAAGGACCATCCACAACACAGCACCCCGTACTGGCAGCAATCGATCTACACGGCCGCGGTCATCGAAGGGCTGACCAGAGCCATGCCCCGCACCCAGCGCCCGGAAGCGGGCCTGACCTACCTGGCGGGCCTGCTGCACAACTTCGGCTACCTGCTGCTGGCCCACGTGTTCCCGCCGCACTTCTCGCTGATCTGCCGGCACATGGAGGTCAACCCGCACCTGTGCCACAGCTACATCGAGCAACACCTGCTGGGCATCAGCCGTGAACAGATCGGCTCATGGCTGATGCGCTACTGGGACATGCCGGAAGAACTCACCACCGCGCTGCGCTTCCAGCACGACCCAGGCTACGACGGCACCTTTGCCGAATACCCGAACCTGGTTTGCCTGGCGGTGCGCCTGCTGCGCAGCCGCGGTATTGGCTCCGGACCGGATGAAGACATCCCCGATGCCCTGCTGGAGCGACTCGGCCTGAGCCGTGCCAAGGCTGAAGACGTCGTTAGCAAAGTGCTTGAGGCTGAAGTGTTGCTGCGTGAACTGGCTTCGCAGTTCAGCCAGCCCTGA
- a CDS encoding helicase, with protein sequence MKFRFLLWMLGLLMGKASRTNPAFQQQLGDKELVFQLQTLDGKVARHFRVKDQRITSKAGVYAEPAFAIAFKDAAYGFDTMQAKNKQLAFMTGIQDKSIQIKGNPALVIWFQGLTKYLKPKKAKAKA encoded by the coding sequence ATGAAATTTCGTTTTCTGCTGTGGATGCTGGGTTTGTTGATGGGTAAGGCCAGTCGGACCAATCCGGCGTTTCAACAGCAGCTGGGTGACAAGGAACTGGTGTTTCAGCTGCAGACCCTGGACGGGAAAGTGGCGCGGCACTTCCGGGTGAAGGATCAGCGCATTACCAGCAAGGCAGGCGTATACGCCGAGCCGGCGTTTGCGATTGCCTTCAAGGATGCGGCGTATGGCTTTGACACCATGCAGGCCAAGAACAAGCAGTTGGCCTTCATGACGGGGATTCAGGACAAGTCGATCCAGATCAAGGGCAACCCGGCGCTGGTGATCTGGTTTCAGGGGCTGACCAAGTATTTGAAGCCGAAGAAGGCCAAGGCGAAGGCTTGA
- a CDS encoding DUF6124 family protein: MPKVNELPAGSASESTTPYMSATSRKLHHAATRALDHYLKPNALVMAGAHPPGTIFVVAPDIDNETLLAHACESLATANVMASEIAAMLEGAHRSTMLALQQVIMLGELAVNRVLDNVAPTHPA, encoded by the coding sequence ATGCCCAAGGTCAACGAACTGCCAGCCGGATCAGCAAGCGAAAGCACAACCCCGTACATGTCCGCGACTTCAAGAAAGTTGCACCATGCAGCCACTCGCGCCCTGGACCATTACCTCAAACCCAATGCCCTGGTCATGGCAGGGGCTCATCCGCCCGGCACGATCTTCGTCGTGGCGCCTGACATCGACAACGAAACGCTATTGGCGCACGCCTGTGAGTCGTTGGCGACGGCCAATGTGATGGCGAGTGAAATCGCCGCGATGCTGGAAGGGGCGCACCGCAGCACGATGCTGGCGCTTCAGCAGGTGATCATGCTCGGTGAGTTGGCGGTGAATCGGGTGCTGGATAACGTCGCCCCGACGCACCCTGCCTGA
- a CDS encoding HU family DNA-binding protein, which translates to MRKPELAAAIAEKADLTKEQANRVLNAVLEEITGALHRKDSVTLVGFGTFLQRHRGARTGKNPQTGEPVKIKASNTVAFKPGKSLKDSVNP; encoded by the coding sequence ATGCGCAAACCAGAACTCGCCGCAGCCATTGCTGAAAAAGCAGATCTCACCAAAGAGCAGGCCAACCGCGTCCTCAACGCCGTTCTCGAAGAAATCACCGGCGCCCTGCACCGCAAAGACAGCGTGACGCTGGTAGGTTTCGGCACCTTCCTGCAACGCCATCGCGGTGCCCGCACCGGCAAAAACCCGCAAACCGGTGAGCCGGTTAAAATCAAGGCCAGCAACACTGTTGCGTTCAAGCCGGGTAAGTCGTTGAAGGATAGTGTTAATCCGTAA
- a CDS encoding NAD(P)/FAD-dependent oxidoreductase, protein MNAPVVIVGTGLAGYNVAREFRKLDSETPLLLITADDGRSYSKPMLSTGFGKNKDADGLSMAEPGAMAEQLKAEVRTHTRISGIDPGHKRLWIGEESVIYRDLILAWGAETVRVPIEGDAADCVFPINDLEDYARFRAAAAGKRRVLLLGAGLIGCEFANDLTLGGYEVQLVAPCEQVMPTLLHPAAAAAVQAGLESLGARFHLGPVLNRLERVADGLEAHLSDGQVIPCDVVVSAIGLRPRIDLAAAAGLQVNRGVVVDRHLQTSHANIYALGDCAEVDGLNLLYVMPLMSCARALAQTLAGNPTVVNYGPMPITVKTPVCPLVVSPPPRGTEGVWTVEGQGADIKVLCRDNNGKLLGYALTGAAVMEKLALNKELPALLA, encoded by the coding sequence ATGAACGCACCTGTCGTAATCGTTGGTACCGGGCTGGCGGGCTACAACGTGGCTCGCGAGTTTCGCAAACTCGACAGCGAAACCCCGCTCCTGCTGATTACCGCCGATGACGGGCGCTCCTACTCCAAGCCGATGCTCTCCACCGGTTTCGGCAAAAACAAGGATGCCGACGGCCTGAGCATGGCCGAACCGGGCGCCATGGCCGAGCAGTTGAAGGCCGAAGTGCGTACCCATACCCGAATCAGTGGCATTGACCCTGGTCACAAGCGCCTGTGGATCGGCGAAGAATCGGTCATTTACCGTGACTTGATTCTGGCCTGGGGTGCCGAAACCGTACGCGTACCCATCGAAGGCGACGCGGCGGATTGCGTGTTCCCGATCAACGACCTGGAAGACTACGCACGCTTTCGCGCGGCAGCGGCCGGCAAGCGTCGGGTCCTGTTATTGGGCGCCGGCCTGATCGGCTGCGAATTCGCCAACGACCTGACCCTGGGCGGCTACGAGGTGCAACTGGTTGCACCGTGCGAGCAGGTCATGCCGACCCTGTTGCACCCGGCGGCGGCGGCAGCGGTCCAGGCCGGGCTGGAAAGCCTGGGTGCACGCTTCCACCTCGGTCCGGTGCTCAATCGCCTGGAGCGGGTTGCTGACGGCCTGGAAGCCCATCTTTCTGATGGCCAGGTCATCCCGTGCGACGTGGTGGTGTCGGCCATTGGCCTGCGTCCGCGCATCGACCTGGCCGCCGCTGCCGGCCTGCAAGTCAATCGCGGCGTAGTGGTCGACCGTCACCTGCAAACGTCCCACGCCAACATCTACGCCCTGGGCGACTGTGCCGAGGTCGATGGGCTGAACCTGTTGTACGTGATGCCCCTGATGAGCTGTGCGAGGGCGCTGGCCCAGACCCTCGCCGGCAACCCGACGGTGGTCAACTATGGACCGATGCCGATCACCGTCAAAACCCCGGTGTGTCCATTGGTGGTTTCCCCGCCGCCACGGGGTACGGAGGGCGTCTGGACCGTCGAAGGGCAGGGCGCTGACATCAAGGTTTTATGCCGCGATAACAACGGCAAACTGCTCGGTTATGCCCTGACTGGCGCGGCCGTGATGGAAAAACTGGCCCTCAACAAAGAGCTACCGGCACTGCTGGCGTAA
- a CDS encoding rubredoxin → MKKWQCIVCGLIYNEADGWPDDGIAPGTRWEDVPADWLCPDCGVGKMDFEMIEIAA, encoded by the coding sequence ATGAAAAAGTGGCAATGTATCGTCTGCGGCCTGATCTATAACGAAGCCGACGGTTGGCCCGATGACGGCATTGCGCCGGGCACCCGTTGGGAAGACGTCCCGGCAGACTGGCTGTGCCCGGACTGCGGTGTGGGCAAAATGGATTTCGAAATGATCGAAATCGCCGCCTGA
- a CDS encoding chorismate--pyruvate lyase family protein, whose product MQHTESPCPPPIWLLESQLTPLPDTSILDWLFDHGSLTRRLIHLTNDAFSVTPLFEGWQTLRTDECAALDLAEGSEGWVREVYLRGHGQALVFARSVAARSALQGDGLHMDELGSRSLGELLFCDHAFQRRAIEVCHYPQAWLPSEVRTPGLWARRSRFDRGALSVLVAEIFLPTLWSAARAHPENC is encoded by the coding sequence GTGCAACACACAGAATCCCCCTGCCCGCCTCCGATCTGGCTCCTTGAAAGCCAACTGACGCCTCTGCCCGACACGTCTATCCTCGATTGGTTGTTCGATCATGGCTCGCTGACCAGGCGCCTCATTCACCTGACGAATGATGCGTTTAGCGTCACGCCGTTGTTCGAAGGCTGGCAGACCCTGCGTACGGATGAATGCGCCGCGCTCGACCTGGCCGAAGGCAGTGAAGGCTGGGTGCGCGAGGTGTATTTGCGTGGTCACGGGCAAGCCCTGGTGTTTGCCCGCAGCGTCGCTGCACGCAGTGCGTTGCAGGGCGACGGCTTGCACATGGATGAATTGGGCAGCCGATCGCTGGGCGAGTTGCTGTTTTGCGATCACGCTTTCCAGCGCCGGGCCATCGAGGTTTGCCACTACCCGCAGGCGTGGCTGCCAAGTGAAGTGCGAACGCCTGGGCTGTGGGCCCGTCGCTCGCGCTTCGACCGTGGCGCCTTGAGCGTGCTGGTGGCCGAGATCTTCCTGCCGACCCTGTGGAGCGCCGCCCGCGCCCATCCGGAGAATTGCTGA
- the ubiA gene encoding 4-hydroxybenzoate octaprenyltransferase, translated as MYQSLLKSLNRLNPRAWDFIQLTRMDKPIGIYLLLWPTLWALWIAGQGSPSLANIVIFVLGVVLTRAGGCVINDWADRKVDGHVKRTEQRPLPSGRISSKEALVFFALLMGLSFLLVLCTNAATIWLSFGGLALAFTYPFMKRYTYYPQVVLGAAFSWGMPMAFTAETGELPAAAWLLWIANLMWTVGYDTYYAMTDRDDDLKIGVKSTAILFGEADRVIILTLQGLALGCLLLAGAKFELGGWFHLGLTVAAGCFAWEFWYTRSKDRMRCFKAFLHNHWAGMAIFVGIVLDYGLR; from the coding sequence ATGTACCAGAGCCTGCTCAAGTCCTTGAACCGCTTGAATCCCCGGGCCTGGGATTTCATTCAGCTGACGCGCATGGACAAGCCGATCGGCATTTACCTGCTGCTGTGGCCGACGCTGTGGGCGCTGTGGATTGCCGGCCAGGGTTCGCCATCGCTGGCCAATATCGTGATTTTCGTCCTTGGCGTGGTGCTGACCCGCGCGGGCGGCTGTGTAATCAATGACTGGGCGGATCGCAAGGTCGACGGCCATGTGAAACGCACCGAACAGCGCCCGCTGCCGAGCGGCAGGATCAGCTCCAAAGAAGCGCTGGTGTTCTTTGCGCTGCTGATGGGCCTGAGTTTCCTGCTGGTGCTGTGCACCAATGCGGCAACGATCTGGCTGTCGTTCGGTGGTTTGGCCCTGGCCTTCACTTACCCGTTCATGAAGCGCTACACCTATTACCCGCAAGTGGTGTTGGGCGCGGCGTTTTCCTGGGGCATGCCGATGGCCTTCACCGCCGAGACCGGGGAACTGCCTGCGGCGGCGTGGCTGCTGTGGATCGCTAACCTGATGTGGACGGTGGGCTACGACACCTACTACGCGATGACCGACCGCGACGACGATTTGAAGATCGGCGTGAAATCCACGGCGATCCTGTTTGGCGAGGCAGACCGGGTGATCATCCTGACCCTGCAAGGGTTGGCATTAGGTTGCCTGCTGCTGGCCGGGGCGAAATTCGAGCTCGGCGGCTGGTTCCATCTGGGACTGACGGTGGCGGCGGGCTGTTTTGCCTGGGAGTTCTGGTACACCCGCAGCAAGGACCGGATGCGCTGTTTCAAGGCGTTCTTGCACAACCACTGGGCCGGGATGGCGATTTTTGTCGGGATCGTGCTGGATTACGGGTTGCGCTAA
- a CDS encoding COG4315 family predicted lipoprotein produces MKHIAQSWKALLVTAALTLPTMAFAADPAMMKDGMMVDHKGMTLYTFDKDSGGKSMCNGDCAKNWPPMMAPAGAAATGKWSVIKRDDGTSQYAYDGKPLYTFVKDEKPGDMTGDKMKDVWHVVHESQK; encoded by the coding sequence ATGAAACACATTGCTCAATCCTGGAAGGCTTTGCTGGTAACTGCTGCGCTAACGCTGCCGACCATGGCCTTCGCCGCCGACCCCGCGATGATGAAGGACGGCATGATGGTCGATCATAAGGGAATGACCTTGTACACATTCGACAAGGACTCGGGTGGCAAGTCGATGTGTAATGGTGATTGCGCCAAGAACTGGCCACCGATGATGGCGCCGGCGGGTGCCGCGGCTACAGGCAAGTGGAGTGTGATCAAGCGTGATGACGGCACCAGTCAATATGCTTACGACGGCAAGCCGCTTTATACGTTTGTGAAAGATGAAAAGCCTGGCGATATGACGGGCGACAAGATGAAAGACGTCTGGCACGTTGTTCACGAATCGCAGAAGTAA
- the phoB gene encoding phosphate regulon transcriptional regulator PhoB, producing the protein MVGRSILIVDDEAPIREMIAVALEMAGYDCLEAENSQQAHAIIVDRKPDLILLDWMLPGTSGIELARRLKRDELTGDIPIIMLTAKGEEDNKIQGLEVGADDYITKPFSPRELVARLKAVLRRAGPSDGEAPIEVGGLLLDPIGHRVTIDGKPAEMGPTEYRLLQFFMTHQERAYTRGQLLDQVWGGNVYVEERTVDVHIRRLRKALGDAYENLVQTVRGTGYRFSTKA; encoded by the coding sequence ATGGTTGGCAGGAGCATTCTGATCGTCGACGACGAAGCGCCCATTCGCGAAATGATCGCCGTTGCGTTGGAAATGGCCGGCTATGACTGCCTGGAGGCGGAGAACTCCCAGCAGGCCCACGCCATTATCGTCGACCGCAAACCGGACCTGATCCTGCTCGACTGGATGCTGCCCGGCACGTCCGGCATCGAGCTGGCCCGCCGCCTCAAGCGCGACGAGCTGACCGGGGATATCCCGATCATCATGCTCACCGCCAAGGGCGAAGAGGACAACAAGATCCAGGGCCTGGAAGTCGGCGCCGATGACTACATCACCAAGCCCTTTTCCCCGCGCGAGCTGGTTGCACGCCTCAAGGCCGTGCTACGCCGTGCCGGCCCTAGCGATGGCGAAGCGCCGATCGAAGTCGGCGGCCTGCTGCTGGACCCGATTGGCCACCGCGTGACCATCGACGGCAAACCGGCGGAAATGGGGCCCACTGAATACCGTCTGCTGCAGTTCTTCATGACCCACCAGGAACGCGCCTACACCCGTGGCCAGTTGCTGGATCAGGTCTGGGGCGGCAATGTGTATGTCGAGGAGCGCACCGTAGACGTGCACATCCGGCGCCTGCGCAAAGCCCTCGGCGATGCCTACGAAAACCTGGTACAAACCGTGCGCGGCACCGGTTACCGCTTTTCCACAAAAGCCTGA
- the phoR gene encoding phosphate regulon sensor histidine kinase PhoR: MLLLVTACLVIGLITGYYGWSLAAGLGVYLAWTLKQLLRLHEWLRLHKPDEAPPDGYGLWGEVFDSIYHLQRRDQRVRGRLQAVIDRVQESTAALKDAVVMLDSDGNLEWWNRAAETLLGLKTPQDSGQPVTNLVRHPRFKEYFEQDSYAEPLEIPSPTNDRMRIQLYITRYGNNEHLMLVRDVTRIHQLEQMRKDFIANVSHELRTPLTVICGYLETLLDNVEEVNPRWTRALQQMQQQGGRMQTLLNDLLLLAKLEATDYPSDNQPVAIDGLLQSIKGDAQQLSGQKNQQITLEADPTILLKGSEAELRSAFSNLVFNAVKYTQAEGNIRIRWWGDEQGAHLSVQDSGIGIDSKHLPRLTERFYRVDSSRNSNTGGTGLGLAIVKHVLLRHRARMEISSVPGHGSTFTCHFAPAQVSKSRVISTAD, translated from the coding sequence ATGCTGCTGCTGGTCACCGCCTGCCTGGTGATCGGCCTGATCACCGGCTACTACGGCTGGAGCCTCGCCGCGGGACTCGGCGTTTACCTGGCCTGGACCCTCAAGCAACTGCTGCGCCTGCACGAATGGCTGCGCCTGCACAAACCCGATGAAGCGCCACCTGATGGCTACGGCCTGTGGGGCGAAGTGTTCGACAGCATCTACCATCTGCAACGTCGCGACCAACGCGTTCGCGGGCGCCTGCAAGCGGTCATCGACCGGGTCCAGGAATCCACCGCAGCCTTGAAAGATGCAGTGGTCATGCTCGACAGCGACGGCAACCTGGAATGGTGGAACCGTGCCGCCGAAACCCTGCTGGGCCTCAAGACGCCGCAGGACAGCGGCCAGCCTGTGACCAACCTGGTACGCCATCCGCGCTTCAAGGAATATTTCGAACAGGACAGCTACGCCGAACCGCTGGAAATCCCTTCGCCGACCAACGACCGGATGCGCATCCAGTTGTACATCACCCGTTACGGCAACAATGAGCACCTGATGCTGGTGCGCGACGTGACGCGTATCCATCAGCTGGAGCAGATGCGCAAAGACTTCATCGCCAACGTCTCCCACGAGCTGCGCACGCCGTTGACGGTGATCTGCGGCTATCTGGAAACCCTGCTCGACAACGTCGAGGAAGTGAACCCGCGCTGGACCCGTGCCCTGCAGCAAATGCAGCAGCAAGGCGGGCGCATGCAGACCTTGCTTAACGACCTGCTGTTGCTGGCCAAGCTGGAAGCCACCGATTACCCGTCGGACAACCAACCAGTGGCCATCGACGGCTTGCTGCAATCGATCAAGGGCGACGCTCAACAGCTGTCCGGCCAGAAAAACCAGCAAATCACCCTCGAAGCCGACCCGACGATCCTGCTCAAGGGCAGTGAAGCGGAACTGCGCAGCGCGTTTTCCAACCTGGTGTTCAACGCGGTGAAATACACCCAGGCCGAAGGCAACATCCGCATCCGCTGGTGGGGCGACGAGCAAGGCGCGCACCTGAGCGTGCAGGATTCCGGGATTGGCATCGACAGCAAACACCTGCCGCGCCTGACCGAACGCTTCTACCGGGTCGACTCCAGCCGCAACTCCAACACCGGCGGCACCGGGCTGGGCCTGGCGATCGTCAAACACGTGTTGTTGCGTCACCGTGCGCGGATGGAAATCAGCAGCGTGCCGGGACACGGCAGCACGTTTACCTGCCATTTCGCGCCGGCCCAGGTCAGCAAATCCCGGGTGATCAGCACCGCCGACTGA